A part of Geothrix oryzae genomic DNA contains:
- a CDS encoding SpoVG family protein — protein sequence MLNITDVRITKVEGDDKLRAFAGLVIDDCFLVGDLRVVEGEDGYFVAMPSRRKRDGSFKDIAYPLNNTLREQIEERVLLAYETATGNRALSRIERGEAAVVRPDLLSVEEFGFTPKSNP from the coding sequence ATGCTCAACATTACGGATGTTCGCATCACCAAGGTGGAAGGCGACGACAAGCTGCGGGCCTTTGCGGGCCTGGTGATCGATGACTGCTTCCTGGTCGGCGACCTGCGGGTGGTGGAGGGCGAGGACGGGTACTTCGTGGCCATGCCCAGCCGTCGCAAGCGCGATGGCAGCTTCAAGGACATTGCCTACCCCTTGAACAACACCCTCCGCGAGCAGATCGAGGAGCGCGTGCTCCTGGCCTATGAGACCGCCACCGGAAACCGCGCCCTCAGCCGCATCGAGCGGGGCGAAGCCGCTGTGGTGCGCCCCGACCTGCTGAGCGTCGAGGAATTCGGGTTCACGCCCAAGAGCAATCCCTGA
- a CDS encoding polyphenol oxidase family protein, with product MLIPEVRPPFPLTWGFSTRLDPPEDLPVRRLNQVHRCGVVEASDLTVGAVVEGDGLWTTAPGVRIGVRVADCVPVLLAGPLPDGRRWVAALHAGWRGATGYGDDTPFEGPGRGILRRGTARYRALGGRPADLVWALGPAILACHFEVGGEVIEAARQDPAWHEGLRSEGPSGKPHLDLHGFLRAQALDLGLDPARDGSMPLCTVCRPDLLYSYRRGETTGRQWGWIEIG from the coding sequence TTGCTCATCCCCGAGGTCCGGCCCCCCTTCCCTCTGACCTGGGGCTTCTCCACCCGCCTGGATCCCCCCGAGGATCTGCCCGTCCGGCGCCTGAACCAGGTGCACCGCTGTGGCGTGGTGGAGGCATCGGACCTCACCGTGGGGGCCGTGGTGGAGGGCGATGGTCTCTGGACCACCGCCCCCGGCGTCCGCATCGGTGTGCGCGTGGCCGATTGCGTACCCGTGCTGCTGGCCGGCCCGCTCCCCGACGGCCGCCGCTGGGTCGCGGCCCTGCATGCGGGGTGGCGGGGCGCCACCGGATACGGCGATGACACCCCTTTCGAGGGCCCCGGCCGGGGCATCCTGCGCCGCGGCACGGCACGCTACCGTGCCCTGGGGGGGCGCCCCGCGGACCTGGTCTGGGCCCTCGGCCCCGCCATCCTGGCCTGCCACTTCGAAGTGGGCGGGGAGGTCATCGAGGCCGCGCGCCAGGATCCCGCCTGGCACGAGGGGCTGCGTTCTGAAGGTCCCTCGGGGAAACCCCATCTCGACCTGCATGGCTTCCTACGGGCCCAGGCCCTGGATCTGGGCCTGGATCCGGCCCGGGACGGCAGCATGCCGCTCTGCACCGTGTGCCGCCCCGACCTGCTCTACTCGTACCGCCGCGGTGAGACCACCGGCCGCCAGTGGGGCTGGATCGAGATCGGATAA
- a CDS encoding serine hydrolase produces MGFSRGFRLAGVVLAAGCAALSAGSAHSATKLTLKSASALVLDQSTGQTLLEKQAGAVVPIASITKLMTAMVLLDAHLDPQEILTITNDDKDMLRHSKSRLPVGTRLPREQALLLALLASENRAAHALGRTFPGGLSAFVQAMNAKAKELGLTGARFEDPTGLSSGNVATARDLARILESAYNYPEIRDFTTRPETSILSGRKSIQFPNTNALVRSPRWSIGLSKTGYIEEAGRCLVMQAMLANRPVLIILLDSWGKYTRLGDANRIKQWMEARLGTKG; encoded by the coding sequence ATGGGATTCAGCAGGGGTTTTCGGTTGGCAGGAGTCGTCTTGGCCGCGGGATGTGCGGCCCTGAGTGCTGGCTCGGCCCATTCCGCAACCAAGCTGACCTTGAAGTCCGCATCCGCCCTGGTGCTGGACCAGAGCACGGGCCAGACCCTGCTGGAGAAGCAGGCCGGCGCCGTGGTGCCCATCGCGTCGATCACCAAGCTCATGACCGCCATGGTGCTGCTGGACGCCCACCTCGACCCCCAGGAAATCCTCACCATCACCAATGATGACAAGGACATGCTGCGCCACAGCAAGTCCCGCCTGCCCGTGGGCACCCGCCTGCCCCGGGAGCAGGCCCTGCTGCTGGCCCTGCTGGCTTCCGAGAACCGTGCCGCCCACGCCCTGGGCCGCACCTTCCCGGGTGGTCTTTCGGCCTTCGTTCAGGCCATGAACGCCAAGGCGAAGGAACTCGGCCTGACCGGGGCCCGCTTCGAGGATCCCACGGGCCTTTCGAGCGGCAATGTCGCCACCGCCCGGGACCTGGCCCGCATCCTCGAAAGCGCCTACAACTACCCCGAAATCCGCGATTTCACCACCCGGCCCGAGACCAGCATCCTGTCCGGCCGAAAGAGCATCCAGTTCCCCAACACCAACGCCCTGGTGCGCAGCCCCCGCTGGAGCATCGGTCTTTCCAAGACCGGCTACATCGAAGAGGCCGGTCGCTGTCTCGTCATGCAGGCCATGCTGGCCAACCGGCCCGTGCTCATCATCCTGCTGGATTCCTGGGGCAAATACACCCGGCTGGGCGACGCCAACCGCATCAAGCAGTGGATGGAAGCCCGCCTCGGCACCAAGGGCTGA
- a CDS encoding serine/threonine-protein kinase yields the protein MADLDNLNLPQSIGRYQVLRLLGSGAMGSVVLAEDPRIKRKVAIKLMRMDAARTEADRHEYLLRFQREAEVSGLLNHPGIVAIYDVGEEEGLGPFLAMEFVSGKPLDSLIKTGPPLPTKEKLRIAVGLAEALDHAHAKGIVHRDVKPGNAMVGEDGRTKLMDFGIAKREDASLTQTGTFLGTPSYASPEQIREGTVDSRSDIFSFGVLVFELMSGQSPFPGNSINTILYRIVNEPPVEVQPPVTGILPEGWRRVFDKVLAKRPEDRHATCTAFVRDLLDAVVDLGKEDRREILGLMKLSGDSPLPEITSTSFDETMVVLRAESSRASRIWLGLAAAAVLAVGGWFLFRGPKGTRLQIDSQPAGAKVFVNGLAVGATPMNQPLQAGDQLRLELKGFQPVLYAFKPGEAPPAFPLEAIITEETLDSVPQGATVVLDEKPLEGVTPLKVRWNQGQPHRLTLTKEKLGYASDFGPGEVPGGRAFELKEATTADTRQEPPLDPNAPGTLKLAGGFSVRVKVDGKDLGDLSPGAKLALPPGPHKVELVSPKHFYKDSRALSVSAGQVLPLTLPALAALTVETFPGTGKVFVDGQDAGIESDGSSVQVAQGRHTITVRGARGSKSETVEVRGDKGLRFPL from the coding sequence ATGGCCGACCTCGACAACCTGAACCTCCCCCAATCCATCGGCCGCTACCAGGTCCTCCGCCTGCTGGGCTCCGGTGCCATGGGTAGCGTGGTGCTGGCGGAGGACCCCCGGATCAAGCGCAAGGTGGCGATCAAGCTGATGCGGATGGATGCGGCCCGGACCGAGGCGGATCGCCACGAATATCTCCTTCGTTTCCAGCGGGAAGCCGAAGTTTCGGGCCTGCTCAACCACCCGGGGATCGTGGCCATCTACGATGTCGGGGAAGAGGAGGGGCTGGGGCCCTTCCTGGCCATGGAGTTCGTGTCCGGAAAGCCCCTGGACAGCCTCATCAAGACCGGCCCGCCGCTCCCGACGAAAGAAAAGCTGCGGATCGCCGTGGGGTTGGCGGAGGCCCTCGACCACGCCCACGCCAAGGGGATCGTCCACCGGGATGTGAAGCCGGGCAACGCGATGGTGGGCGAGGACGGCCGCACCAAGCTGATGGATTTCGGCATCGCCAAGCGGGAGGACGCCAGCCTCACCCAGACGGGCACCTTCCTGGGCACTCCCAGCTACGCCAGTCCCGAGCAGATCCGCGAAGGCACGGTGGACAGCCGGTCCGACATCTTCAGCTTCGGGGTGCTGGTCTTCGAGCTGATGAGCGGCCAGTCGCCGTTTCCCGGCAACTCCATCAACACCATCCTCTATCGCATCGTGAACGAACCGCCCGTCGAGGTGCAGCCTCCGGTCACCGGCATCCTGCCCGAAGGCTGGCGGCGGGTCTTCGACAAGGTGCTGGCCAAACGGCCGGAGGACCGGCACGCCACCTGCACGGCCTTCGTGCGGGACCTGCTCGACGCGGTGGTGGACCTCGGCAAGGAGGACCGGCGCGAGATCCTCGGGCTCATGAAGCTGAGCGGCGATTCGCCGCTCCCGGAGATCACCTCCACCTCCTTTGACGAGACCATGGTGGTGCTGCGGGCCGAATCCAGCCGGGCCAGTCGGATCTGGCTGGGCCTGGCCGCCGCTGCGGTCCTGGCGGTGGGTGGGTGGTTCCTCTTCCGCGGGCCGAAGGGCACCCGGCTGCAGATCGACTCCCAGCCCGCGGGGGCCAAGGTCTTCGTGAACGGGCTGGCCGTGGGCGCCACGCCCATGAACCAGCCGCTGCAGGCAGGCGATCAGCTGCGTCTCGAGCTGAAGGGCTTCCAGCCCGTCCTCTATGCGTTCAAGCCCGGTGAGGCGCCCCCCGCCTTCCCCCTGGAGGCCATCATTACGGAGGAGACGCTCGATTCCGTGCCTCAGGGGGCCACCGTCGTGCTGGATGAGAAGCCCCTGGAGGGCGTGACGCCCCTGAAGGTGCGCTGGAATCAGGGGCAGCCGCACCGCCTGACGCTCACCAAGGAGAAGCTGGGGTACGCCTCGGATTTCGGCCCCGGCGAGGTCCCCGGAGGGCGGGCCTTTGAACTGAAGGAGGCCACCACCGCCGATACGAGGCAGGAGCCGCCCCTGGATCCCAACGCCCCGGGGACCCTCAAGCTGGCGGGTGGGTTCAGCGTGCGCGTGAAGGTGGATGGCAAGGACCTGGGCGACCTCAGCCCCGGCGCCAAGCTGGCGCTGCCGCCGGGCCCCCACAAGGTCGAGCTCGTCAGTCCCAAACACTTCTACAAAGACAGCCGGGCGCTGAGCGTGTCTGCGGGTCAGGTCCTCCCCCTGACGCTCCCCGCCCTCGCGGCCCTTACCGTCGAGACCTTCCCCGGTACCGGCAAGGTCTTCGTGGATGGTCAGGACGCGGGCATCGAGAGCGACGGCAGCAGCGTCCAGGTGGCCCAGGGCCGCCACACCATCACCGTCCGGGGTGCCCGGGGGAGCAAGAGCGAAACGGTGGAGGTCCGTGGGGACAAGGGGTTGCGGTTCCCCTTGTAA
- a CDS encoding UbiA family prenyltransferase, protein MTGAAPRFPLRTFVQRLLGPEVTAYLLHLRPLEWPIMTAHFLLGALLASGWPLVAGPALLGWLVFVALMNGGTLAINSAFDQDEGDIGYLKAPPKPPDHLLTFSAVLLAASALLGFLLPRPFALLNLGCVAMSILYSVPPARLKARAGWDLLINCLGFGLFTPLAGWALTGRPFSPAILRAALGFAFLFATLYPMTQIYQVAEDARRGDRTLVIRVGVGRSLGLALGAALIAHGLFAAAVLAKGRNPGFLAISLVAWLAVLLPWLARWRTWSDHRHEAGMYWGLGAWAVTDLSLLVLLWP, encoded by the coding sequence CGTACCTGCTCCACCTGCGCCCGCTGGAATGGCCGATCATGACGGCCCACTTCCTGCTCGGCGCGCTGTTGGCCTCGGGCTGGCCCCTGGTAGCGGGCCCCGCCCTCCTGGGCTGGCTGGTGTTCGTGGCCCTGATGAACGGGGGCACCCTGGCCATCAACAGCGCCTTCGACCAGGACGAGGGCGACATCGGGTATCTCAAGGCGCCCCCCAAGCCCCCGGACCACCTGCTGACCTTCTCCGCGGTGCTGCTGGCCGCCTCAGCCCTCCTGGGCTTCCTTCTTCCCCGCCCCTTCGCCCTCCTCAACCTCGGCTGCGTGGCCATGAGCATCCTCTACTCCGTGCCCCCGGCACGCCTCAAGGCCCGGGCGGGGTGGGATCTGCTCATCAACTGCCTGGGGTTCGGCCTGTTCACGCCCCTGGCGGGCTGGGCCCTCACCGGCCGGCCGTTCAGCCCGGCCATCCTCAGGGCCGCCCTCGGCTTTGCCTTTCTCTTCGCCACGCTCTACCCCATGACCCAGATCTACCAGGTGGCCGAGGACGCCCGGCGGGGTGACCGCACCCTGGTCATCCGCGTGGGCGTGGGCCGGAGCCTGGGATTGGCCCTCGGGGCGGCCCTGATCGCCCATGGTCTCTTCGCCGCCGCCGTCCTGGCCAAGGGGCGGAATCCCGGGTTCCTGGCCATCTCCCTGGTCGCCTGGCTGGCCGTCCTGCTGCCCTGGCTGGCCCGGTGGCGCACCTGGTCGGATCATCGGCACGAAGCTGGCATGTACTGGGGCCTGGGTGCCTGGGCCGTCACCGACCTGAGCCTTCTGGTCCTCTTGTGGCCTTGA